The Candidatus Koribacter versatilis Ellin345 genome has a segment encoding these proteins:
- a CDS encoding SLC13 family permease — translation MSIALTHTLAWAIFLISYFVFAVGRLPGTRLDRAGMAFIGAVGMFVIGALNAKTAIASLDYETLVLLASMMVLVAVLHLEGFFEWVTRQIVARLAPGQLLPGVIFSAGVLSAFLVNDVVCLFMAPLILRVTKQMGRNPLPFLLALATASNIGSSATITGNPQNILIGSVSQIGYRDFLFHLGPVAVVGMFLDWAVIAVLCRKQLSERLPIEANLEAKQGLDGLLAPLLIAGGIIAAFLGGLNPALVAATGAAVLLLLRSRLLEKIYREVDWALLVLFIGLFLIIGAAEQTGIAATLLRAAEWMNLHNLGIFSVTVTLLSNMVSNVPAVMLLKDLVKQFPNAHQFWLALAMASTLAGNLTITGSIANMIVVESVRPQLRITFKDYLVVGVPTTILTIAVGTLWIAFFAH, via the coding sequence ATGTCGATCGCGCTGACTCACACCCTCGCCTGGGCGATATTCCTGATCAGCTACTTCGTATTCGCCGTGGGGCGACTGCCGGGGACGCGCCTGGATCGCGCGGGGATGGCGTTTATCGGCGCGGTGGGAATGTTTGTCATCGGCGCCCTGAACGCGAAGACCGCGATCGCATCGCTCGACTACGAGACGCTGGTGCTGCTGGCCTCGATGATGGTGCTGGTAGCGGTGCTGCACCTCGAGGGCTTCTTCGAGTGGGTCACACGGCAGATCGTGGCACGACTGGCGCCGGGCCAATTGTTGCCGGGAGTGATTTTTTCGGCGGGCGTATTGTCGGCGTTCCTGGTCAACGATGTCGTGTGCTTATTCATGGCGCCGCTGATTCTGCGGGTGACGAAACAGATGGGACGCAATCCGCTGCCGTTCTTGCTGGCACTGGCGACGGCTTCGAACATCGGAAGTTCCGCGACCATCACCGGCAACCCGCAGAACATTTTGATCGGGTCGGTTTCGCAGATCGGCTACCGCGATTTTCTGTTTCACCTCGGGCCGGTGGCCGTGGTGGGAATGTTTCTGGATTGGGCTGTGATTGCCGTGCTGTGCCGGAAGCAACTGAGCGAGCGATTGCCGATTGAGGCGAACCTCGAGGCGAAGCAGGGATTGGATGGGCTGCTGGCGCCGCTGCTCATCGCGGGCGGGATCATCGCGGCGTTCCTCGGGGGCTTGAATCCAGCGCTGGTGGCGGCGACGGGCGCTGCCGTGCTGCTGCTGTTGCGCTCGCGCTTGCTGGAGAAGATCTATCGCGAGGTGGACTGGGCGTTGCTCGTGCTATTCATCGGGCTGTTCCTCATCATCGGAGCTGCGGAGCAGACAGGCATAGCAGCGACATTGCTGCGCGCGGCGGAATGGATGAACCTGCATAATCTCGGGATCTTCAGCGTTACCGTGACGCTGCTGTCGAACATGGTTAGCAATGTTCCGGCGGTCATGCTGCTGAAGGACCTGGTGAAGCAGTTCCCTAACGCGCATCAATTCTGGCTGGCGTTGGCGATGGCGAGCACGCTGGCGGGTAACCTGACGATCACCGGCTCAATCGCGAACATGATTGTGGTCGAATCGGTCCGGCCACAACTGCGGATTACGTTCAAGGACTACCTCGTGGTCGGCGTTCCCACTACAATCCTTACCATTGCGGTGGGAACGCTGTGGATTGCGTTCTTCGCGCACTAG
- the mbfA gene encoding iron exporter MbfA, translated as MRNFESLNVREILALAITLEEEDARVYADFADGLKDTFPATAEIFEGMRQEEIQHRQKLFEAYRERFGEHIPLIRREDVRGFVKRRPIWLVRPLGLDVVRKQAAAMEEETRRFYEQAAKRTSDIGIRQLLDELAEEEISHEHRAEELQEEKLQPDIREQEEHAKRRLFMLQVVQPGLAGLMDGSVSTLAPVFAAAFATRSSWDAFLVGMAASIGAGISMGFAEALSDDGSLTGRGHPWIRGLICGLMTTLGGIGHTLPYLIKNFGLATTVAVIIVAIELMVISFIRHKYMDTPFVSAALQVVVGGVLVFLTGILIGSS; from the coding sequence ATGCGAAATTTTGAGAGCCTCAATGTACGGGAGATCCTCGCACTCGCCATCACGCTGGAAGAGGAAGACGCGCGCGTCTATGCCGACTTCGCGGACGGGCTAAAAGACACGTTCCCAGCAACGGCAGAAATTTTCGAAGGCATGCGGCAGGAAGAGATTCAGCATCGGCAGAAATTGTTCGAGGCCTACCGGGAGCGCTTCGGCGAGCATATTCCGCTGATCCGTCGCGAAGACGTGCGCGGATTTGTGAAGCGGCGTCCGATCTGGCTGGTGCGTCCGTTGGGTCTCGACGTCGTGCGCAAACAAGCCGCAGCCATGGAAGAGGAAACACGCCGCTTTTATGAGCAGGCAGCCAAGCGGACGAGTGACATTGGCATTCGGCAGTTGCTCGATGAACTGGCGGAGGAAGAAATTTCGCACGAGCATCGCGCGGAAGAACTGCAAGAAGAAAAGTTGCAGCCGGACATCCGCGAGCAAGAGGAACACGCGAAACGACGGCTGTTCATGCTGCAGGTGGTACAGCCGGGACTTGCCGGATTGATGGACGGGTCGGTCTCAACGCTGGCGCCCGTGTTCGCCGCGGCGTTCGCGACACGAAGCAGCTGGGACGCATTTCTGGTTGGAATGGCGGCGTCGATCGGCGCTGGAATCAGCATGGGCTTTGCAGAGGCGTTATCCGATGATGGCAGCCTGACAGGGCGCGGGCATCCGTGGATTCGAGGCTTGATTTGCGGGCTGATGACGACGCTGGGCGGCATCGGGCATACGCTGCCCTATCTGATCAAAAACTTTGGCTTGGCGACGACGGTGGCCGTGATCATCGTAGCGATCGAGCTGATGGTGATTTCGTTTATCCGCCACAAGTACATGGACACACCGTTCGTGTCGGCGGCGTTGCAAGTCGTAGTTGGCGGCGTCCTGGTTTTCCTTACCGGGATCCTGATCGGCAGTTCTTAG
- a CDS encoding glycoside hydrolase family 16 protein has translation MRSLLRVLAILLFCLPSAFAQDWGSPVWQDEFNQAAGSPLDPQKWVFDLGDLKVNHEVEIYCPGFPSQKDQLTARRAEALKEIEVCDPKDGNVSFDGEHLILRAVKHSGVWTSGRIKTQGKQTFQYGRIEARMKLPFGAGIWPAFWGLGENITKVGWPASGEIDIMEDVPEIGGLGPTRIRSTVHGPGYSGEYGVRNDIEFPKGERVDNGFHTYGVIWSPNMMQFYLDDPKNVFFVMTPRELVPGKEWVYNAPFFLIANLAIGSEKSWSGATNESTPNPADMLIDYVRVYKAAKVEGPKIERAAAGSGLDLPIKLSAKAGSGRMYLECLSVAPGVSCATEPHVVDFSSGSSASAILRVTAQKTPVKEADIVLKIYTVSGEETSQTFHLKLQ, from the coding sequence ATGCGCTCCTTGCTTCGCGTTCTCGCAATTCTTCTCTTCTGCCTACCTTCGGCGTTCGCACAGGACTGGGGCTCTCCGGTTTGGCAGGATGAGTTCAACCAAGCGGCTGGGTCACCGCTCGATCCGCAAAAGTGGGTGTTCGATCTCGGGGACCTCAAAGTGAATCACGAGGTCGAAATCTATTGTCCGGGATTTCCATCGCAAAAAGACCAGCTCACGGCACGACGCGCGGAGGCGTTGAAGGAGATCGAGGTCTGCGATCCAAAGGACGGCAATGTCTCCTTCGATGGCGAGCACTTGATTTTGCGCGCGGTAAAACACAGCGGTGTGTGGACTTCAGGGCGAATCAAAACCCAGGGCAAGCAGACGTTTCAGTACGGCCGCATCGAAGCGCGTATGAAGCTGCCGTTTGGCGCGGGAATCTGGCCGGCGTTCTGGGGGCTGGGAGAGAACATCACGAAGGTCGGCTGGCCGGCGTCGGGCGAGATCGACATCATGGAAGACGTGCCGGAGATCGGCGGGCTGGGACCGACACGGATCCGCTCGACAGTGCACGGGCCGGGCTATTCGGGCGAGTACGGAGTGCGCAATGACATCGAGTTCCCAAAAGGCGAGCGCGTAGACAATGGGTTCCATACATACGGCGTGATCTGGTCGCCGAACATGATGCAGTTCTATCTCGACGATCCGAAGAATGTGTTCTTCGTAATGACGCCGCGCGAGCTCGTGCCCGGGAAAGAGTGGGTCTACAACGCACCGTTCTTTCTGATTGCGAATTTGGCAATCGGGAGCGAGAAGTCGTGGTCGGGGGCGACGAACGAGAGCACGCCGAACCCGGCGGATATGCTGATTGATTACGTGCGGGTGTACAAGGCAGCGAAAGTGGAGGGGCCGAAGATCGAGCGAGCTGCTGCCGGCTCAGGACTCGATCTTCCGATCAAGCTGAGTGCGAAGGCGGGCAGCGGACGGATGTACCTCGAATGTTTGAGCGTGGCGCCGGGGGTTTCGTGCGCGACCGAGCCACACGTGGTGGACTTCAGCAGCGGTTCTTCTGCAAGCGCGATTCTGCGGGTGACGGCGCAGAAGACGCCGGTGAAAGAAGCTGACATCGTGCTCAAGATATATACCGTGAGCGGCGAGGAAACCTCGCAGACGTTTCACCTGAAACTGCAGTAG